One Bacillus sp. SM2101 genomic window, AGTGTTGAAAAAGATCAAAACGTCTTACGTTTCAGCAAAAGAGTTAGAAAAATTAGAGCTACAACAAAAGCCTAATGAATTACCGAATGACCTATCGAATGAATTACCGCCACTGAAGGAAGGCGAATCAAGAATTATAGATGTATCCTTTGATGAATCAGTTAAAGTTACTAAAGAGGACATTTCACCAGATAATATCATTACTGTTGACCAAGGTGTTTCTTTATTAAAGAAAGGGACGTTGGCAGAGAAAAAATATGAAATTAAACAAGGTGATGTCTTAGGAAGTATTGCAAATGCTCATGACTTAAGCACAGAAGAGCTTCTTAAACTTAATTCAGATATATCCGAAAAGACAGTATTGCAAATTGGTCAGCAATTAAATGTTACTCAGTATGAACCATTTGTACATGTTCTCGTAAAAGAAGAGCATTATAAACGAGTTGTAATACCATTTAAAACCGAGACGATTGAAAAAGATACAATGTATAAAGGTGATCAAAAGGTAAATCAAGAAGGTCAAAATGGTGAGAAACTAGAGAATATTATTACTGTAAAAGATAATGGTACGCAAATAGAAAAAACAACGATTAAAGAAGAAGTTACTAAAGAACCTGTAAATAAAATTATTTTCAAAGGTACGAAGGTTGTGCCTTCACGTGGAACTGGTACTCTATTATGGCCAGCCTCAGGCGGTTATGTTTCAAGCGAAATGGGACAGCGATGGGGAAAGCTGCATAAAGGTATGGATATTGCGAGACCAAGTAATTATACGATTAAAGCTGCAGACAATGGAGTCGTTGAATTTGCAGGCTGGGATGGAGGATATGGGAATCGAATTGTTATTAATCATAACAATGGTATAAAGACAACATATTCACATCTGTCATCAATAAGCGTCTCAGTTGGACAAACGATTGAAAAAGGACGCAAAATTGGCATGATGGGGTCGACAGGTAATTCAACTGGTACCCATCTACATTTTGAAGTATACAAAAACGGAAGTGTACAAAACCCGAGAAACTTCTTGCAGTAACCTCTAGCTTTGCTAGAGGTTTTTTTGTAATTCATATACTCCTCATGATAAAGTAAGGATACAGAATGTTCCGGGAAAGGAGTCTTTCTATGAAAAATAAAGTTCTTGTAGTAGACGATGAAAAACCAATTGCTGATATTTTAAAATTCAACCTAGAAAAAGAAGGTTACGAAGTTACATGTGCTTACGATGGAGTAGAAGCACTTAATCAAGTTGAAGAGGTAAAACCGAGTATTATATTACTCGATATTATGCTCCCACTAAAAGATGGAATGGAAGTTTGCCGAGAAGTAAGGAAAAAATATGATATGCCAATTATCATGCTAACAGCAAAGGACACAGAAATTGATAAAGTTCTTGGTTTAGAATTAGGAGCGGATGATTATGTAACAAAACCGTTCAGTACTAGAGAGTTGCTTGCACGTGTAAAAGCTAATTTAAGAAGGCATCAACTCATACCAGAAGAAGATACATCACAAGATGACAATAATTACTTATCAATTGGACCACTAGTCATCCAACCGGATGCTTATGTTGTTTCAAAACGTGGTGAAACGATAGAGCTGACTCACCGCGAGTTCGAGTTATTACATTATTTAGCAAAACACCTAGGTCAAGTAATGACAAGAGAGCATTTGCTTCAAACAGTGTGGGGTTACGATTATTTTGGCGATGTTCGTACAGTTGATGTCACAGTTCGACGACTCCGTGAAAAAATTGAAGATAACCCTAGCGATCCAACTTGGATTGTTACTAGAAGGGGTGTTGGATACTACTTACGAAATCCAGAGCAGGAGTAAATTTATTTATGAAAAAAGTTGGTGTGTTTCGTTCCATTCATATTAAGTTTATTCTAATTTATATTCTCCTCATTCTTATTGCTATGCAAATTATAGGGGTGTATTTTGTTCGGAAACTAGAAGGTCAGCTCGTCGAAGGCTTTAAAGTGTCACTGGATAGACAAGAAAACATCCTATCCTACTATTTAGAGGAAGCCATAACATTAGAGCGAGATGAACAAGCAAGCACAGTTGAGGATGATGTCAAAAATATTTTGCGAGACTACGATTATCAGGACATTATTGAGGTACGTGTTATTGATAT contains:
- the yycF gene encoding response regulator YycF, which produces MKNKVLVVDDEKPIADILKFNLEKEGYEVTCAYDGVEALNQVEEVKPSIILLDIMLPLKDGMEVCREVRKKYDMPIIMLTAKDTEIDKVLGLELGADDYVTKPFSTRELLARVKANLRRHQLIPEEDTSQDDNNYLSIGPLVIQPDAYVVSKRGETIELTHREFELLHYLAKHLGQVMTREHLLQTVWGYDYFGDVRTVDVTVRRLREKIEDNPSDPTWIVTRRGVGYYLRNPEQE
- a CDS encoding M23 family metallopeptidase, with the protein product MLKQTNIYTKVRHLIKPVNFDKKALSIVKKAMVTTVAVATLTVGSVEAANGGSVISTIYHVYVNGENIGTVDDKKTIEKAVNDKMKKMDDRNGYLEFSVGDQLTYIPEKVFSPVVNNETTAKKVKNNIEIFAASAAINVNGEPIAYFANEEEANEVLKKIKTSYVSAKELEKLELQQKPNELPNDLSNELPPLKEGESRIIDVSFDESVKVTKEDISPDNIITVDQGVSLLKKGTLAEKKYEIKQGDVLGSIANAHDLSTEELLKLNSDISEKTVLQIGQQLNVTQYEPFVHVLVKEEHYKRVVIPFKTETIEKDTMYKGDQKVNQEGQNGEKLENIITVKDNGTQIEKTTIKEEVTKEPVNKIIFKGTKVVPSRGTGTLLWPASGGYVSSEMGQRWGKLHKGMDIARPSNYTIKAADNGVVEFAGWDGGYGNRIVINHNNGIKTTYSHLSSISVSVGQTIEKGRKIGMMGSTGNSTGTHLHFEVYKNGSVQNPRNFLQ